Proteins from one Mycteria americana isolate JAX WOST 10 ecotype Jacksonville Zoo and Gardens chromosome 1, USCA_MyAme_1.0, whole genome shotgun sequence genomic window:
- the DNAJB9 gene encoding dnaJ homolog subfamily B member 9, with translation MATTQSVFTFALCILMITELILATESYYDILGVPKNASDRQIKKAFHKLAMKYHPDKNKSPGAEAKFREIAEAYETLSDENKRREYDQFVHHGGQGSNGSPFHQSFNFNFDDLFKDFDLFSQNSRSKKHFENHFRSHREAHNRQRRSFQEFSFGGGLFDDVFENMEKMFSFSDFENAHRHAVRTDTRFHGSSKHCRTVTQRRGNMVTTYTDCSGQ, from the exons ATGGCAACTACACAATCTGTCTTCACATTTGCTCTCTGCATTTTAATGATAACTGAATTAATACTGGCTACAGAGAGCTATTATGATATCTTAGGAGTTCCAAAAAATGCATCTGACCGCCAGATCAAGAAGGCATTTCACAAGCTGGCTATGAAGTACCACCCAGACAAAAATAAGAGTCCTGGTGCAGAAGCAAAATTTAGAGAAATTGCTGAAG cATATGAAACATTATCAGATGAGAATAAACGAAGAGAATATGATCAGTTTGTCCATCATGGAGGACAAGGAAGTAACGGAAGCCCGTTCCACCAGTCATTTAATTTCAACTTTGACGATCTGTTCAAAGACTTTGACCTCTTTAGTCAAAACTCACGGTcaaaaaagcactttgaaaatcaCTTCCGAAGTCATCGGGAAGCTCACAATCGGCAAAGACGTTCTTTCCAAGAGTTCTCCTTTGGAGGTGGACTGTTTGATGATGTgtttgaaaatatggaaaaaatgttttcgtTTAGTGACTTTGAAAATGCACACCGACATGCAGTGCGAACTGATACCAGGTTTCATGGATCTAGCAAGCACTGTAGGACTGTCACTCAGAGACGAGGAAACATGGTTACCACGTATACAGACTGTTCCGGACaataa